The following are encoded in a window of Panicum virgatum strain AP13 chromosome 5N, P.virgatum_v5, whole genome shotgun sequence genomic DNA:
- the LOC120673877 gene encoding NDR1/HIN1-like protein 6 encodes MSSNGKPTPQPPAAAGNGAGGPPKMYQRPIYRPQQGPAKRRRGERSCPFSCCCCFFWTVLVILLLAFIAAVVGGAFYLLYRPHRPAFTLTVARVTKLSVSSSATAPAVTDAIDVTLTAKNPNKKLVYFYDDFTVTAATAANAVPLGEASVPGFAHEAGNITVIKATVSASALAIDPTASSDIKKSGEFPITVDLETKAGVKVGGLKTKKIGIQVHCDGIKVTAPAPPPPAKKKKLAKDAAAAPAPAAVDDAPAPPAPAATVARVCQVRIRVKIWKWTF; translated from the coding sequence atgtcTTCCAACGGCAAGCCCACCCCGcagcccccggccgccgccggcaacggCGCCGGAGGCCCGCCCAAGATGTACCAGCGGCCAATCTACCGCCCGCAGCAGGGGCccgccaagcgccgccgcggcgagcgctCCTGCCCgttcagctgctgctgctgcttcttctggacggtcctcgtcatcctcctcctcgccttcaTCGCCGCCGTGGTCGGGGGCGCCTTCTACCTCCTGTACCGCCCGCACCGCCCGGCCTTCACGCTCACCGTGGCGCGCGTCACCAAGCTGAgcgtctcctcctccgccacggCGCCCGCGGTCACCGACGCCATCGACGTGACGCTCACCGCCAAGAACCCCAACAAGAAGCTCGTCTACTTCtacgacgacttcaccgtcacggccgccaccgccgccaacgCCGTCCCGCTCGGGGAGGCCTCCGTGCCCGGGTTCGCGCACGAGGCCGGCAACATCACCGTCATCAAGGCCAccgtctccgcctccgccctcgCGATCGACCCCACCGCCAGCTCCGACATCAAGAAGTCCGGCGAGTTCCCCATCACCGTCGACCTGGAGACCAAGGCCGGCGTCAAGGTGGGCGGGCTCAAGACCAAGAAGATTGGCATCCAGGTCCACTGCGACGGCATCAAGGtgaccgcgcccgcgccgcctccgccggcgaagaagaagaagctcgcgaaggacgccgcggccgcgcctgcgcccgcgGCCGTCGAcgacgcgccggcgccgcccgcgccggcggccaccgTCGCGCGCGTGTGCCAGGTCAGGATCCGAGTCAAGATCTGGAAGTGGACCTTCTAG
- the LOC120676958 gene encoding heavy metal-associated isoprenylated plant protein 20-like, with protein MGILNHLSHLCSFTETKEALKLRKKRPLNTVNIKVKMDCEGCERRVKSAVKSMRGVTSVAVNPKQGRCTVTGYVEPANVLARVKSTGKNAQMWPYTPYKVITYPYVGGVYDKKAPAGFVRSAPQAMADPAAPEIRMMTMFSDENANACAVM; from the exons ATGGGCATCCTGAACCACCTCTCCCATCTCTGCAGCTTCACGGAGACCAAGGAGGCCCTCAAGCTCCGGAAGAAGCGCCCGCTCAAC ACGGTGAACATCAAGGTGAAGATGGACTGCGAGGGGTGCGAGCGGCGGGTGAAGAGCGCCGTCAAGTCGATGCGCGGCGTGACGAGCGTGGCGGTGAACCCGAAGCAGGGCAGGTGCACGGTGACGGGGTACGTGGAGCCGGCCAACGTGCTGGCGCGGGTGAAGAGCACCGGCAAGAACGCCCAGATGTGGCCGTACACGCCCTACAAGGTCATCACCTACCCCTACGTCGGCGGCGTCTACGACAAGAAGGCCCCCGCCGGCTTCGTCCGCAGCGCGCCGCAGGCCATGGCCGACCCCGCCGCGCCCGAGATCAGGATGATGACCATGTTCAGCGACGAGAACGCCAACGCGTGCGCCGTCATGTGA